The Neovison vison isolate M4711 chromosome 5, ASM_NN_V1, whole genome shotgun sequence genome includes a region encoding these proteins:
- the LOC122906255 gene encoding keratin-associated protein 4-6-like isoform X3 — MVNSCCGSVCSDQSSGQEACCHPSCCQTTCCRTTCCRPTCCVTTCCRPTCCVSSCCQPSCCGSSCCGSSCCRPTCCISSCCRPSCCISSCCRRPSCCGSSCCGSSCCGSSCCRPSCCCPSCCLRPVCGQVSCHTTCYRPTCVISTCPRPMCCASSCC; from the exons ATGGTCAACTCCTGTTGTGGCTCCGTCTGCTCTGACCAGAGCAGTGGCCAGGAGGCCTGCTGCCACCCCAGCTGCTGCcagaccacctgctgcaggaccacctgctgccgcCCCACCTGCTGTGT gaccacctgctgccgccccacctgctgtgtgtccagctgctgccagccctcctgctgtggttccagctgctgtggctccagctgctgcaggCCTACCTGCTGCATTTCCAGCTGCTGCCGCCCCTCCTGCTGCATTTCTAGCTGCTGCCGCCGCCCCTCCTGCTGTGGATCCAGCTGCTGTGGATCcagctgctgtggctccagctgctgccgcccctcctgctgctgcccctcctgctgcctgCGCCCAGTCTGTGGCCAGGTCTCCTGCCACACCACCTGTTATCGCCCCACCTGTGTCATCTCCACCTGCCCCCGCCCCATGTGCTGTGCCTCCTCTTGCTGTTGA
- the LOC122906255 gene encoding keratin-associated protein 4-5-like isoform X2, giving the protein MVNSCCGSVCSDQSSGQEACCHPSCCQTTCCRTTCCRPTCCVSACCQPSCCGSSCCGSSCCRPSCCTSSCCRPTCCQTTCCRTTCCRPTCCVPTCCISSCCRPSCCISSCCRRPSCCGSSCCGSSCCGSSCCRPSCCCPSCCLRPVCGQVSCHTTCYRPTCVISTCPRPMCCASSCC; this is encoded by the exons ATGGTCAACTCCTGTTGTGGCTCCGTCTGCTCTGACCAGAGCAGTGGCCAGGAGGCCTGCTGCCACCCCAGCTGCTGCcagaccacctgctgcaggaccacctgctgccgcCCCACCTGCTGTGTGTCCGCCTgctgccagccctcctgctgtggttccagctgctgtggctccagctgctgcaggcccagctgcTGCACCTctagctgctgccgccccacctgctgccagaccacctgctgcaggaccacctgctgccgccccacctgctgtgt gCCTACCTGCTGCATTTCCAGCTGCTGCCGCCCCTCCTGCTGCATTTCTAGCTGCTGCCGCCGCCCCTCCTGCTGTGGATCCAGCTGCTGTGGATCcagctgctgtggctccagctgctgccgcccctcctgctgctgcccctcctgctgcctgCGCCCAGTCTGTGGCCAGGTCTCCTGCCACACCACCTGTTATCGCCCCACCTGTGTCATCTCCACCTGCCCCCGCCCCATGTGCTGTGCCTCCTCTTGCTGTTGA
- the LOC122906255 gene encoding keratin-associated protein 4-12-like isoform X1: MVNSCCGSVCSDQSSGQEACCHPSCCQTTCCRTTCCRPTCCVSACCQPSCCGSSCCGSSCCRPSCCTSSCCRPTCCQTTCCRTTCCRPTCCVSSCCQPSCCGSSCCGSSCCRPTCCISSCCRPSCCISSCCRRPSCCGSSCCGSSCCGSSCCRPSCCCPSCCLRPVCGQVSCHTTCYRPTCVISTCPRPMCCASSCC, translated from the coding sequence ATGGTCAACTCCTGTTGTGGCTCCGTCTGCTCTGACCAGAGCAGTGGCCAGGAGGCCTGCTGCCACCCCAGCTGCTGCcagaccacctgctgcaggaccacctgctgccgcCCCACCTGCTGTGTGTCCGCCTgctgccagccctcctgctgtggttccagctgctgtggctccagctgctgcaggcccagctgcTGCACCTctagctgctgccgccccacctgctgccagaccacctgctgcaggaccacctgctgccgccccacctgctgtgtgtccagctgctgccagccctcctgctgtggttccagctgctgtggctccagctgctgcaggCCTACCTGCTGCATTTCCAGCTGCTGCCGCCCCTCCTGCTGCATTTCTAGCTGCTGCCGCCGCCCCTCCTGCTGTGGATCCAGCTGCTGTGGATCcagctgctgtggctccagctgctgccgcccctcctgctgctgcccctcctgctgcctgCGCCCAGTCTGTGGCCAGGTCTCCTGCCACACCACCTGTTATCGCCCCACCTGTGTCATCTCCACCTGCCCCCGCCCCATGTGCTGTGCCTCCTCTTGCTGTTGA